The following proteins are co-located in the Vicugna pacos chromosome 3, VicPac4, whole genome shotgun sequence genome:
- the MED10 gene encoding mediator of RNA polymerase II transcription subunit 10, with protein sequence MAEKFDHLEEHLEKFVENIRQLGIIVSDFQPSSQAGLNQKLNFIVTGLQDIDKCRQQLHDITVPLEVFEYIDQGRNPELYTKECLERALAKNEQVKGKIDTMKKFKSLLIQELSKVFPEDMAKYRSIRGEDHPPS encoded by the exons ATGGCGGAGAAGTTTGACCACCTGGAGGAGCACCTGGAGAAGTTTGTGGAGAACATCCGGCAGCTCGGCATCATCGTCAGCGACTTCCAGCCCAGCAGCCAGGCCGGGCTCAACCAGAAGCT GAATTTTATTGTTACTGGCTTACAGGATATTGATAAGTGCAGACAGCAACTCCATGATATTACTGTGCCTTTAGAAGTTTTTGA ATACATAGACCAAGGTCGAAACCCCGAACTCTACACCAAAGAGTGCCTGGAGCGGGCTCTGGCTAAAAATGAGCAAGTTAAAGGCAAGATTGACACAATGAAG AAATTTAAAAGCCTGTTGATTCAAGAACTTTCTAAAGTATTTCCTGAAGACATGGCTAAGTACCGAAGCATCCGAGGGGAGGACCACCCCCCTTCCTAA